In the genome of Thermodesulfobacteriota bacterium, one region contains:
- the lon gene encoding endopeptidase La: protein MFFKFDEERKQDMTVIPLLPLRDVVIFPYMVAPLFVGREKSIRALEEAMRKDKEILLAAQKDAKTNDPNEEDIYKIGTIGTIVQMLRLPDGTVKVLVEGKRRARIIRYVPSPSFFLVEAERIAEDDNIGVETEALIRTLITAFENYVKLNKKIPSEVLVTVSSIEEPSRLADTISSHLGFKLQDKQEILETINPAQRLEKIYEKIQAEVEILQIEKRIRTRVKKQMEKAQKEYYLTEQMRAIQKELGEKDDLKSEIQEFEERLKQKSLPEEVEQKVRRELKKLKMMSPMSAEATVVRNYIDWLLSIPWSSESTDDRLDIDEATKILDEDHYGLEKPKERIIEYLAVRALTKKIKGPILCFVGPPGVGKTSLAKSIARAMGRKFVRVSLGGVRDEAEIRGHRRTYIGALPGKIIQGMRKAGSVNPVFLLDEIDKLGMDFRGDPASALLEALDPEQNKAFNDHYIEVDYDLSNVLFITTANVLHTIPWALQDRMEIIRIPGYTEDEKLQIAKKFLVPKQLEAHGLKHENFKLSDSGILDVIRRYTRESGVRTLERELSTICRKVAKEVVKHGPDHVVKINSSSVPKYLGIPKFRFGEIEEKDQIGISTGLAWTEVGGELLTIEVSIVPGKGTFTVTGKLGEVMQESAQAAMSYVRSRAEKLGLERSFYQKVDIHIHVPEGATPKDGPSAGIAIATAIVSALVKKPIGHDVAMTGEITLRGRVLPIGGLKEKILAAHRGRVKKVIIPKENEKDLKDIPTNILKDIDLKLVEHMDEVLREAIVSDTPILQQDIVVPPSSLPIGEEIGANVNLS, encoded by the coding sequence ATGTTTTTCAAATTTGATGAGGAAAGAAAACAAGATATGACAGTCATACCCCTTCTACCATTAAGGGATGTGGTGATTTTCCCCTATATGGTTGCACCATTATTTGTAGGTCGGGAGAAGTCAATTCGTGCGCTCGAAGAGGCTATGAGGAAGGATAAGGAGATACTGTTAGCCGCGCAAAAAGATGCTAAAACCAACGACCCAAACGAGGAGGATATATATAAAATTGGGACAATAGGTACGATAGTTCAGATGCTCAGACTTCCTGACGGTACGGTGAAGGTGTTGGTAGAGGGTAAGAGAAGGGCACGCATCATTAGATATGTTCCCAGTCCCAGTTTTTTCTTGGTGGAGGCTGAACGCATAGCGGAAGATGATAATATCGGGGTTGAGACCGAGGCACTTATTCGCACCCTAATAACTGCTTTCGAGAACTACGTTAAGTTAAACAAAAAAATCCCGTCCGAGGTACTGGTTACTGTTTCTTCAATCGAGGAACCGAGCCGACTTGCTGATACAATTTCTTCACACCTTGGTTTTAAACTTCAGGATAAACAAGAGATTCTGGAGACGATTAATCCGGCTCAACGATTGGAAAAAATATATGAGAAAATTCAAGCGGAAGTCGAGATTCTCCAGATAGAAAAGCGTATCAGAACCAGGGTCAAGAAGCAGATGGAAAAAGCCCAGAAAGAATATTACCTCACTGAACAGATGAGGGCTATTCAAAAGGAACTAGGAGAAAAAGACGACCTAAAATCTGAGATTCAGGAGTTTGAGGAGCGGCTTAAACAAAAGTCCCTTCCCGAAGAAGTCGAACAAAAGGTCAGGCGCGAACTCAAAAAGTTAAAAATGATGTCCCCGATGTCAGCCGAAGCGACCGTGGTCAGGAACTACATAGATTGGCTTCTTTCTATACCTTGGTCTAGTGAAAGTACTGATGACCGGCTTGATATCGATGAAGCAACCAAAATACTGGATGAAGATCACTATGGTCTAGAGAAACCAAAGGAAAGGATAATAGAGTATCTAGCAGTTCGGGCGCTCACCAAGAAGATCAAGGGGCCGATACTTTGCTTTGTCGGACCTCCCGGGGTGGGAAAAACTTCGCTGGCAAAATCTATAGCTCGGGCTATGGGCAGGAAGTTTGTGAGAGTTTCGCTTGGTGGAGTAAGAGATGAAGCGGAGATAAGAGGACATCGCCGCACGTACATTGGTGCCCTTCCCGGAAAGATCATACAAGGTATGAGAAAGGCAGGGAGTGTAAATCCGGTTTTCCTGCTCGATGAAATTGATAAACTGGGCATGGATTTTAGAGGAGACCCAGCATCAGCTCTTCTCGAAGCCCTGGACCCCGAACAGAATAAAGCATTTAATGATCACTACATAGAGGTCGATTACGATCTTTCTAATGTTCTTTTTATAACCACTGCCAATGTCCTTCACACTATACCTTGGGCCCTCCAAGATAGGATGGAAATTATTCGTATTCCCGGTTATACCGAAGATGAAAAGCTCCAAATTGCCAAGAAATTCTTGGTTCCCAAGCAGCTCGAAGCCCATGGGCTCAAGCATGAGAACTTCAAGCTCTCAGACAGCGGTATTCTGGATGTGATAAGACGTTATACCCGTGAATCCGGCGTAAGAACCCTGGAGCGGGAGCTTTCGACGATTTGCCGGAAAGTGGCTAAAGAGGTCGTGAAACACGGCCCTGATCATGTAGTGAAAATTAATTCGAGTTCCGTACCCAAATATCTAGGGATCCCGAAGTTCCGGTTTGGGGAGATCGAGGAGAAAGACCAAATTGGAATTTCTACAGGCCTTGCTTGGACAGAGGTTGGGGGGGAGCTTCTAACAATCGAGGTTTCGATCGTGCCGGGTAAGGGAACGTTCACCGTCACCGGTAAGCTTGGTGAGGTGATGCAGGAGTCCGCTCAGGCAGCAATGAGCTATGTCAGGTCAAGAGCAGAAAAGCTGGGGCTGGAGCGTTCGTTCTATCAAAAGGTAGATATACACATACACGTCCCAGAAGGGGCTACTCCAAAAGACGGGCCATCGGCAGGCATTGCCATTGCTACAGCTATTGTTTCTGCTTTGGTCAAGAAACCAATAGGACACGACGTAGCGATGACCGGAGAAATTACACTCCGTGGAAGGGTACTACCAATTGGTGGACTGAAGGAAAAGATACTCGCCGCCCATCGTGGCAGGGTTAAAAAGGTAATTATTCCCAAGGAGAACGAAAAAGACCTAAAGGACATCCCAACGAATATACTGAAAGACATTGATTTAAAGTTAGTAGAGCACATGGATGAGGTCTTAAGGGAAGCTATTGTTTCAGATACACCCATTCTACAACAGGATATAGTGGTTCCTCCGTCCTCTCTTCCCATCGGTGAGGAGATTGGAGCTAACGTAAATCTTTCTTAA
- a CDS encoding SpoIIE family protein phosphatase yields MRILVVDDEKEARTLLGKTLTRLDHEVVEAASGIEAWDILEREGISFVISDWMMPRMNGLELCRRVRAAKFENYIYFILLTAKDNKNELIEGMKAGADDFIVKPFNAGELDVRIRAGERVLRLERELEERNKKLIYAYDKIRTDLEAAANMQKSLLPVSAMTISCLRFDWIFCPCSFVAGDIFGLFELDENHVGFYLLDVAGHGVPAAMQSVTLNKLLSSIATRNNMWYRNASNANNFDLTSPSMVIRELNRRFQSDDAMQYFTMVYGVTDVRDGRTKLVQAGHPSPLYQEKEGKVTLLGTGGLPVGMIPHVEHEEHEFYFGPGDRLFLYCDGITECHNGKSTDQFSVERLVRLVEGWRSLPLKELMKGIEQKLRLWRGSEEFEDDITLLAIERT; encoded by the coding sequence ATGCGTATTCTGGTAGTTGATGACGAGAAAGAGGCAAGAACGCTCCTTGGTAAGACACTAACAAGGTTAGACCATGAGGTGGTCGAGGCGGCCAGCGGAATAGAAGCATGGGATATTCTGGAGAGAGAGGGGATCAGTTTTGTTATAAGTGACTGGATGATGCCAAGAATGAATGGTCTAGAATTGTGTAGGCGAGTAAGGGCCGCCAAGTTTGAAAATTACATATATTTTATTCTGCTAACAGCAAAGGATAACAAGAATGAGTTGATAGAAGGTATGAAAGCCGGTGCTGACGACTTCATAGTAAAACCTTTTAATGCGGGGGAACTTGATGTTCGAATAAGAGCGGGCGAACGTGTCTTAAGGCTGGAAAGAGAACTGGAAGAGCGTAACAAAAAACTCATTTATGCATACGACAAGATTAGAACTGACCTAGAAGCCGCGGCTAATATGCAAAAAAGCCTACTTCCGGTCTCGGCCATGACCATATCGTGCTTAAGGTTTGACTGGATATTTTGTCCCTGCAGTTTTGTGGCTGGAGATATTTTTGGGCTTTTCGAGCTTGACGAAAATCACGTCGGTTTCTATTTGCTCGACGTCGCCGGTCATGGTGTTCCTGCAGCAATGCAGTCCGTTACCTTGAATAAATTGTTGTCATCTATAGCCACCAGAAATAACATGTGGTATCGCAATGCGAGTAATGCTAATAATTTTGACTTAACTTCACCATCGATGGTAATTCGAGAACTAAATAGACGTTTTCAATCTGATGATGCCATGCAGTATTTCACCATGGTTTATGGAGTGACTGACGTTAGGGATGGCCGGACCAAACTGGTCCAAGCTGGTCATCCTTCTCCACTTTATCAAGAAAAGGAAGGAAAGGTAACGCTACTAGGAACGGGAGGGCTTCCAGTAGGGATGATTCCACATGTAGAGCATGAGGAGCATGAGTTTTATTTTGGTCCTGGAGACAGACTATTTCTTTATTGCGACGGTATAACGGAGTGCCACAACGGTAAGAGTACGGATCAGTTCTCAGTAGAGCGCCTGGTGAGGTTGGTAGAGGGATGGAGAAGCCTTCCTCTGAAGGAATTAATGAAGGGGATTGAACAGAAACTTCGCCTTTGGAGAGGTAGTGAAGAGTTTGAAGATGATATAACGCTCTTAGCGATAGAAAGGACCTGA
- a CDS encoding response regulator yields MSILIVDDSIDSQLLLKSILKASGFSDLLIAGSSVEAFKLLGIEESHGGTDAKGVDVILMDILMPGLDGIETCRLIRTVEFLQDVPIILVTGTEEVRYLEMALEAGALDFVIKPVNKVELLARVRSAMRLKHESDRRKTLEREIAELRQQVEKQLKN; encoded by the coding sequence ATGAGCATACTAATAGTTGATGACTCGATTGACAGTCAACTTTTATTAAAATCCATACTCAAGGCTTCAGGATTCTCCGATTTACTCATAGCCGGGTCATCGGTTGAAGCATTTAAACTCCTGGGCATCGAGGAAAGCCATGGCGGGACGGATGCGAAAGGGGTGGATGTAATTCTGATGGACATATTAATGCCTGGTTTGGATGGTATCGAGACGTGTCGGTTGATAAGGACTGTTGAGTTTCTTCAGGATGTTCCGATAATCCTGGTCACAGGAACGGAGGAAGTAAGGTACTTGGAGATGGCGTTAGAAGCGGGGGCTCTAGACTTCGTCATTAAGCCGGTGAATAAGGTGGAACTACTCGCTCGCGTACGTTCGGCTATGAGGCTCAAACACGAGTCGGATCGTCGAAAGACTCTGGAAAGGGAAATAGCTGAGTTGAGGCAGCAAGTTGAGAAACAATTAAAGAATTAA
- a CDS encoding diguanylate cyclase — MKILIVDDSPDSQILLKSVLGAAGYTDLLIADSSLEAFKHLGMDDKSRVSTDIDLILMDILMPDMDGVEACRLIKSVEYLRDIPIIVVTVKDEINYLQRAFAAGAVDYITKPLNKMELLARVRSALRLKYEIDRRKNHEQELLKIMQQLEESIYVLKRLSSIDGVTEITNRRGFEDFLEQEWKRAIRYEIPLSLILLDIDYFKSYNDTYGHQKGDDCLKQVANALKQALHRPADMVARYGGEEFVLVLPNTNSQGAVLVAERLRTAIESLEIIHSKSDVSKHVTVSLGVATIMPSLNSSHAALVEAADQALYLAKQEGRNRIKMSDLTSKNDPVKLAL; from the coding sequence ATGAAGATACTGATAGTGGATGATTCACCAGACAGTCAAATTTTATTGAAATCCGTACTGGGAGCTGCTGGCTATACAGACCTGTTGATAGCGGATTCATCTTTGGAAGCCTTCAAACACTTAGGTATGGATGATAAATCCAGGGTTTCGACCGATATAGACTTAATTCTAATGGATATTTTGATGCCGGATATGGACGGGGTCGAAGCGTGTCGTCTAATCAAATCGGTGGAATATCTTCGGGATATTCCGATCATAGTGGTTACGGTAAAGGATGAGATAAATTATCTACAAAGAGCCTTTGCAGCGGGCGCTGTGGATTACATAACCAAGCCGCTCAATAAGATGGAGTTATTAGCCAGAGTGAGGTCGGCTCTAAGGCTTAAATATGAGATAGACCGCCGTAAAAACCATGAACAGGAGTTGCTCAAGATCATGCAGCAACTCGAAGAGAGCATTTACGTGCTCAAGCGTTTATCCTCCATAGACGGTGTGACGGAAATCACCAATCGTCGAGGTTTTGAGGATTTTCTAGAACAGGAATGGAAGCGAGCTATACGTTATGAAATTCCTCTATCCTTGATCCTATTAGATATCGATTATTTCAAATCCTATAACGACACCTACGGCCACCAAAAAGGCGACGACTGCTTGAAGCAGGTAGCCAATGCGTTAAAACAGGCACTACACCGCCCGGCAGATATGGTAGCCCGTTACGGCGGGGAAGAATTCGTACTGGTATTGCCTAATACAAACTCTCAAGGTGCTGTTCTAGTTGCAGAGAGGCTGCGGACGGCAATAGAGTCACTGGAGATCATTCATTCTAAGTCCGATGTAAGCAAGCATGTTACTGTCAGCCTGGGAGTAGCTACGATCATGCCTTCCCTGAATTCCTCGCATGCTGCTCTGGTTGAAGCAGCAGACCAGGCCCTATACCTGGCAAAACAAGAGGGACGCAATCGAATAAAGATGTCCGACCTTACTAGTAAAAACGATCCGGTCAAGCTAGCTCTGTAA
- a CDS encoding PAS domain S-box protein, giving the protein MKTLDDSGKKEEVIPKKPVLAIALVCLIPSILNLLGFDLGGRGFGILFHAILEWSAFSTAVLVGILCLVHFKLRHDYASLIMGLSILGAGSIDALSTLAYNRLVLKVADSQNFLPLTWVVSRLLNALILLVGVSVLLMGKTKKRPARRGVGFLVAMSLMLCFLAYGAVYFFSIPDHLPQSVFSEQIVSRPWDLAPFTLFLLGWSYLFYRIYQREQTYLSQALIISLIPQVIVQLHMAFGSKALFDNDFNIAHLLKIMAYSVPLIGLIMDYVETQRERVFTLRELEDKKVNLEILAKQAEQVRRRLEHETTERKQYGDLFRTLSDNTLVGVYIVRDGKFQFISPQFERYTGYKQDELLGTNLSKLVFPEDKEVAKENALKVLNGEGSSFYEYRIVDKSGEIKWVSEIVTAIHYRGNQALMGSVVDITERRRAEEILKTLSNDSPIGLYILQDDQFQFVNLQFQKYTSYDEAELLGTSPQRLIFSEDREAVKEKAVKVLKGQASSSYEYRIVNKSGEIIWVLETLTPIQYRGKQAILGSTVDITERRRTEEILRTLSNSSTIGIYIVQDGQFKFVNPQFQVYTGYNEDEIIGANSLRLVFAEDRQGVRESTIKMLKREKISPHEYRIVNKHGEVRWVMERVTSIQYQGRRAVLGSFMDITEHKQTEELFRTLSSSSPIGIYIVQDGKFQFINPQFKKYTGYNEDDLIDTSLWKIIYPKDREVLRGNLTKLKDELSSPYEYRIVNRTGEIRWIMETATSIQYRGRPAVLASMIDITERKQAEVELQKAKEAAEAASRAKSEFLANMSHEIRTPLNAILGMTELTLDTELKPDQREFLKVVQSSSDTLLRLINDILDFSKIEAGQMQLEEVGFKLRELVEGVAEILSVRAYNKGLELLCYIEPNIPNWVFGDPTRISQILVNLVGNAIKFTESGEVCIKVERIKPSLDGKMELHFMVSDTGIGISKENQSRIFDKFSQADSSTTRRFGGTGLGLSISKSLVELMGGKMWLESEQGKGSVFHFSLTLRYEGAEKNAQDIEFAYPDFRNVSVLLVDDNKANRVMMSSMLRAWGFKLAEAEDGEQALYHLRSAPTKYDLLILDHQIGHIDGLEVARTIRKELNLNDIKIILLSSRASIKSQEMKELNISDVITKPVKQSQLFDIFMKSLYSSGEEVATDTVKTSEANLNRQLRILVVDDTVDNQNLAKRILEKEGYSVEVAENGERAIEAVKNGRYDLIFMDVQMPVMDGFSATKEIRMLEKSKNFSRTPIVALTAHALVGYREKCLENEMDDYITKPLKKSILLQTVDKWANFGKTASEEATKFENGEVKINA; this is encoded by the coding sequence ATGAAAACCTTGGATGATTCTGGCAAAAAAGAAGAGGTTATTCCAAAAAAGCCGGTTTTGGCCATAGCTCTGGTCTGTTTGATTCCGTCTATTCTCAATCTTTTAGGTTTTGATCTCGGAGGGCGTGGCTTTGGAATTTTATTCCACGCTATTTTAGAGTGGAGCGCCTTCTCCACAGCGGTATTGGTTGGCATCCTCTGCTTGGTGCATTTTAAACTTAGACATGACTATGCCAGTCTGATAATGGGCCTTTCTATTCTCGGAGCGGGCTCTATAGATGCCCTAAGCACGTTAGCTTACAACCGCCTGGTCTTGAAAGTAGCCGATAGCCAAAATTTTCTCCCCCTAACCTGGGTGGTATCCCGACTTCTTAATGCTCTAATTTTGCTGGTAGGGGTATCGGTATTGTTAATGGGAAAAACAAAGAAGAGACCGGCAAGAAGGGGCGTTGGTTTTTTAGTGGCTATGAGCTTGATGCTCTGCTTCCTGGCCTACGGAGCTGTTTATTTCTTCTCTATTCCTGACCATTTGCCCCAATCCGTGTTTTCGGAGCAAATAGTCAGTAGACCTTGGGATCTTGCGCCGTTCACCCTATTTCTTCTGGGTTGGTCTTATCTATTTTATAGAATTTACCAGCGAGAACAGACTTACCTTTCTCAGGCATTGATAATCAGCTTAATTCCACAGGTAATTGTTCAATTACACATGGCTTTCGGTTCTAAGGCTCTCTTTGATAATGATTTCAACATTGCCCATCTCCTCAAGATCATGGCCTATTCTGTACCGTTGATTGGGCTGATTATGGACTATGTGGAGACTCAGCGGGAGAGGGTTTTTACATTGAGAGAGCTGGAGGATAAGAAGGTCAACTTAGAAATACTGGCCAAACAGGCGGAGCAGGTTAGGCGGAGACTGGAGCACGAGACGACCGAACGAAAGCAGTACGGGGATTTGTTCAGAACCCTATCCGATAACACCTTGGTCGGCGTTTACATCGTGAGGGATGGAAAATTTCAGTTTATAAGCCCTCAGTTTGAGAGATATACGGGTTATAAACAAGATGAGCTGTTGGGGACTAACTTATCCAAACTGGTATTTCCCGAAGACAAAGAAGTTGCCAAGGAAAATGCCTTAAAGGTTTTGAACGGCGAGGGTAGCTCTTTTTATGAATACAGGATAGTGGATAAATCCGGAGAAATAAAATGGGTATCGGAGATAGTTACCGCAATTCATTATAGGGGTAATCAAGCGCTAATGGGGAGCGTCGTGGATATTACGGAAAGGAGACGGGCAGAGGAAATATTGAAAACTTTATCTAATGATTCTCCGATAGGTCTTTATATACTGCAGGACGACCAGTTCCAGTTTGTCAATCTCCAGTTTCAGAAGTACACCAGCTATGATGAGGCAGAATTGCTCGGTACGAGTCCACAGAGGCTTATCTTCTCTGAAGATAGGGAAGCGGTCAAGGAGAAGGCAGTAAAAGTGCTAAAAGGGCAAGCCTCCTCATCCTACGAGTACCGAATTGTGAATAAATCTGGAGAAATCATATGGGTTTTAGAAACGCTTACTCCCATTCAATACCGGGGGAAGCAGGCAATTCTGGGGAGCACCGTTGATATCACGGAGAGAAGGCGGACTGAAGAGATACTAAGGACACTGTCTAATAGTTCTACCATAGGTATATATATCGTTCAGGATGGGCAGTTTAAATTCGTTAATCCCCAGTTTCAAGTATACACGGGATATAACGAGGATGAGATTATCGGCGCGAATTCTTTGAGGCTCGTTTTTGCCGAGGACCGTCAGGGAGTTAGAGAAAGTACCATAAAAATGCTCAAAAGGGAGAAGATTTCTCCTCACGAATACCGCATCGTGAACAAACACGGTGAAGTTAGATGGGTTATGGAAAGGGTTACTTCAATCCAGTATCAAGGCCGAAGAGCGGTACTGGGGAGTTTCATGGATATCACTGAGCACAAACAGACGGAGGAGTTATTTAGGACTCTGTCTAGCAGTTCACCGATAGGCATATACATCGTGCAGGACGGCAAGTTTCAATTTATAAACCCTCAGTTCAAGAAGTACACTGGCTATAATGAAGATGACCTCATAGATACAAGCTTATGGAAAATCATCTATCCTAAGGATAGAGAAGTTCTTAGGGGAAATCTTACCAAGCTTAAAGATGAGCTTTCTTCACCCTACGAATATAGGATAGTAAACAGGACCGGTGAAATTAGATGGATCATGGAGACAGCGACATCTATTCAATACCGGGGGAGACCGGCGGTGCTGGCAAGCATGATCGATATAACCGAGCGCAAGCAGGCGGAAGTAGAACTACAAAAAGCAAAAGAGGCAGCCGAGGCGGCCAGCCGTGCTAAATCCGAGTTCTTGGCTAACATGAGTCACGAGATTCGCACTCCGCTCAATGCTATATTGGGCATGACCGAGCTAACCTTAGACACCGAACTAAAGCCAGACCAGAGAGAGTTCCTCAAGGTGGTACAGTCCTCCTCCGACACGTTGCTTCGACTGATCAACGACATACTCGATTTCTCGAAAATTGAAGCGGGGCAAATGCAGTTGGAAGAAGTTGGGTTCAAGCTTAGAGAGTTAGTGGAGGGAGTAGCAGAGATATTGAGCGTCCGGGCTTATAACAAGGGGCTTGAGCTACTGTGCTATATAGAACCCAATATTCCCAACTGGGTGTTTGGAGACCCCACCAGAATAAGTCAGATACTGGTTAATCTTGTGGGTAATGCAATAAAATTTACCGAGAGTGGAGAGGTTTGTATCAAGGTAGAGAGAATTAAGCCGAGCCTTGATGGAAAGATGGAACTGCATTTTATGGTGTCAGATACCGGCATCGGAATATCCAAGGAGAATCAATCGAGGATATTTGACAAGTTTTCACAAGCTGACAGCTCCACCACTAGGAGATTCGGGGGCACTGGCCTGGGACTAAGCATATCCAAGTCCCTGGTCGAACTGATGGGAGGCAAGATGTGGCTGGAGAGCGAGCAGGGAAAGGGCTCGGTGTTTCATTTTAGTCTAACATTAAGGTACGAGGGTGCGGAGAAAAATGCACAGGATATTGAATTTGCATATCCCGATTTTAGAAACGTATCCGTTTTGCTGGTCGATGATAATAAAGCTAATAGGGTAATGATGTCAAGTATGCTGCGTGCGTGGGGATTTAAGCTAGCTGAAGCGGAGGACGGAGAGCAGGCTTTATATCATCTCCGTAGCGCTCCTACCAAATATGATCTACTTATACTCGACCATCAGATAGGACATATAGATGGCTTGGAAGTGGCTCGGACGATAAGGAAAGAGCTGAATTTAAATGATATAAAGATAATATTACTCTCTTCGAGAGCGAGTATTAAATCACAAGAGATGAAGGAATTGAATATTTCAGATGTTATTACAAAACCGGTGAAGCAATCACAATTATTTGATATTTTTATGAAGAGCCTATATTCCTCTGGGGAAGAAGTTGCTACCGATACTGTGAAAACTTCTGAGGCAAACTTGAATCGGCAGTTGAGAATCCTGGTAGTGGATGATACCGTAGACAATCAGAATTTGGCCAAGAGAATACTGGAAAAGGAGGGTTATTCGGTCGAAGTGGCCGAGAACGGGGAAAGGGCAATCGAGGCGGTTAAGAATGGCCGATATGATTTAATTTTCATGGACGTTCAGATGCCGGTCATGGATGGGTTTAGTGCAACAAAAGAAATAAGAATGCTGGAGAAAAGTAAGAACTTTTCGAGAACTCCGATAGTAGCACTTACGGCACACGCTTTAGTAGGGTATAGGGAGAAGTGCTTGGAGAATGAGATGGACGATTACATCACAAAGCCTTTAAAGAAAAGTATACTACTACAAACGGTCGATAAGTGGGCAAACTTTGGAAAGACCGCATCGGAGGAAGCGACTAAATTTGAAAACGGGGAGGTCAAGATAAATGCGTAG
- a CDS encoding Hpt domain-containing protein, translated as MRSDRVIVYVDSDLEDLIPMFLKNRHKDVDDIRRLLREGNMGEIRRLGHSMKGSGGGYGFDEISEIGRGMEEAAKDGNMEEIEKLNNRLAEYLSVVEVVVQREES; from the coding sequence ATGCGTAGCGATAGAGTTATAGTTTATGTAGATTCCGACCTGGAGGATTTAATTCCGATGTTTTTAAAGAATCGCCACAAGGATGTAGATGATATTAGAAGGTTGCTGAGGGAGGGAAACATGGGGGAGATCAGAAGATTAGGCCATAGCATGAAAGGCTCAGGAGGAGGGTATGGTTTCGATGAGATAAGCGAAATTGGAAGAGGCATGGAAGAGGCGGCAAAGGACGGAAATATGGAGGAAATTGAGAAACTAAATAACCGACTAGCCGAGTATTTATCAGTAGTTGAGGTGGTAGTGCAGAGGGAGGAATCGTGA
- a CDS encoding STAS domain-containing protein — MHIEEKHVDNLLLVKPLERRMDFKIANDFKERMAKFIIDGNMFIILNLSQVEFIDSSGLGAIVSSLKRMGGRGDLFICGVKETIMTMFNLTRMDKVFRIFDTEEEAIKALLNKDG, encoded by the coding sequence ATGCACATCGAAGAAAAACACGTAGATAACTTATTGCTAGTCAAGCCCTTGGAAAGGAGAATGGATTTTAAAATAGCCAATGATTTTAAGGAAAGGATGGCCAAGTTTATAATAGATGGAAATATGTTTATCATATTAAATCTATCTCAAGTCGAGTTCATAGACAGCAGTGGCTTGGGTGCGATAGTATCCAGCCTGAAACGAATGGGGGGTAGGGGAGACTTGTTTATCTGCGGAGTCAAAGAGACTATAATGACTATGTTCAATCTGACCAGGATGGATAAAGTTTTTAGAATATTCGACACCGAAGAAGAAGCAATTAAGGCTTTACTTAATAAAGATGGATGA